The nucleotide window AGCCGAAGCTTGGCTCGAGGTCGGGATTGCCGGTCCCGGAATGACAGCTGTCGCAGTTGGTGCCAAAACCCGCGACCTCGCCGGGCTGGGTGCCGGGCTGCTGGATCTCGTTGGGAATCGTGTCCGAGGCCGAACTGACGGATGCGACCCACCCCAGGGTCAGCCAGGTAATTGCAATCCAAGTTGTACGTGCCATGACGCCCCCTTGCGAGACGCACGACGAGTCTATGCGCCCCCGCTGACGAGAAGGCGTGCAAGTTCGGTGCCGCAGGCGTCGGAAAAACGCGACGGAAAGTCCCCTATTCCGCCGCGTCAAATCCGAACGTCAGAGATGGTTGGGGCAACTAACCCCTTCGGTGGGTCGGTTGCCCCACAACGCCTACTGCAGCTCGCCCAGAAGCATCCAGCCGACCGAGTTATAGAGCGGGTTCACCGCGGGGCCGGTTAACGTCAGCGCGGTGTTCTGCGGGCAGACCCAACCGAGGTCGAACGCGTTCCCGGTTGCGAAGCCGAACGTCGAGCCCGCGACCTCTCTCGGAATCAGAAGCGTGCCGCCGCAGTTCAGATTGAATCCTACGGGTTGCCCCTGGAAGCTGGCATTGCTGTAGCCGACCATGGTCACCGAACGGATGACCAGGGTCCTTCCGGGCGGGACGGTGTAGATGCTTCCACCGGGAGGTGTGGTCCCTCCTTTTCGCCCCGCGATGTTGACGATGTCGGCGGCGGGTAGCGCCGCACGAGTGGTCAGGGTCGACGTCGGCTCGGGCCGGATTTCCGGCGATTGGGCGCCTACGATGCCCACGATCACCATCAGGGCCAGGGCCCCCACGAGGCCCACGGCGATCGACGCCGGGCGGATACGGAATGACTGTTTCATGCTTGACTCCTTTTGCTGGGTTGGTTTCTCATCAATTGCCAAAAAGCCCCTGAATTCGACCCGGATCGCGTTTGACGAGTCCGGGCGAAGGATGTACATTACCGCCGCTCGGGTATCAGACCAGTTGCGGAGCCGTGGTGTAGTTGGTTAACACACCGGACTGTCACTCCGGAGATCGCGAGTTCGAGTCTCGTCGGCTCCGCCACTCACCCTCTCACGGGCGCCTAGTCAGGCGCCGGGCCACAGCCAGCCGAACACACCGGCCGTGAGACAGGCGTAGACCAGCCCGTCGATCGAGTGCTTGATCGTGGTGGAAATCTTCTGCCCCTTCCAGATCGCGTTGACCGGCTGGGAGCCTGCATAGCCCAGGAAGGCCACCGTGCCGACGATGCGGAAGACCTCCAGGTAGTGACCGCCGGCCGAGACGACGTGCCCCCCGATGTACGCGGCGAAGATCCCCACCCACAGACTGAACAGGACCCACTGGACCATGGATTTGCCCATCTTCCACGGGCCGTTGGGGAAGATGGTCAGAAAGCCCACCGGGCCTTCGTCGTACTTCTTCTTCATCTCGTCGCTGCCCATCGCCTTCATGTCATCGCAGTGGGGCACCATGTACTCCCCCGCCGGGACCTTGGCCTGCTGCATCACCGCACGGATGCCATCCTCACCGGGTAGCTTCGAGTAATCGTTGCGATGCCACGGGATCAGCATATGGATGACGGAACTGGCGATGAAGACGGCGACGGCCGACACGAGGATCGGGAGCCAGAGCGATGCTATTGAGACCATGGGTGCCCTCCTGATTTATCCGGCCATCCTACCCTGGACCCGTCGCAAACTTGCCAGGAAGTGCAGGCTGCGGTCGAAGATCGCCCCAAATGGCCAGGGATAGAGACCGAGGGTCTGATTCCAGGTGATCTCTTCCAGGCCGAGCTCCCGAAACGCCGTCTGCCACTGACGATGACTCCAGTAGTTGTGGGGGGTGGCGACACCGAAGCGTCGATTGCCGACGTTGTCCATGAAGCGCAGCGTCGCCTCCGCCAGGAAACCGTTCCGTCGATGATCCTTGATGACGACGTGGGTCCGTGCGACACGCGTCGCCTCACGCAACAGCTGCAGCGGATCGTCGCTGTGATGCAGGACATCGACCAGCATCACACAGTCGCAGGATCCATCGCCGAGCGGGAGGACCCGTCCATCGAATTCGGTCACGGGAATCCGGACCCGGTCTCTGACCTGCACGTCGATCCCGACAATCGTGAGGTCCGGGCGTCGCGATAGCAACGACTCCGCCAGGGTCCCGTCACCGCATCCCACATCCAACACCCGAGCGTCGGCGGGGAGAAGGTCGCTCAGGTGTGCCGACAGAATCCGCACACGTCGATCGAGACCGTGAGACTGGTGGAGACGCTCGGCGAGGCTCAACGACGACCCATGCCCAGGATGCTCACGAAGAACCCGGAGAGGAACGTCTGCACCCCCAGCGCCACCAGGGTGACGCCCGGGATCAGCCAGCGCAGCGTCCGGTCGTAGTTGAGTGGGCCATAGTCCAGAGCACGCCAGATGTTGGCGGTATGAACGATCAGGCCGAGACCGATGACAAGCGCCACGGTGCTGATGACGAGACCCAGTTCGAAATTGACCCAACTAAACAAGCGGGTCAACCTCGGGTCTTCCGGCATCAACCCCTCGGTCATCGCAAACGTCTTCGCGATGATCGCAAACAGTATCGATTGGTAGCCCAGCGATACCGCCAGGCTGGCCACCAGGAGCGTGTGGGGCCCGAAGTTCACACCCGCGATCGGTTCTCTGGGAAGGGCCATGCCGTATCCCAGTATTCCGGCCAGCAACAGCAGCGCGCCCGGCACAAGGAACAACCAACGGGGGCTGTACATGAAGAAGAAGCGGACCGTACGCCAACCATCGCGGAATGTCCGCAGGTGGGGCCCGTGGGCCTTACGCCCATCGGGGTGCAACGTGATCGGCACCTCGGCGATCCTGGCGCCGTACAGTCGCGCCTTGATGATCATCTCCGTGGCGAACTCCATCCCCGTGCAGCGCTGATCCAGTTCGTCGTAAAGCTTCTTCGTGAACCCACGCATGCCGCAGTAGATGTCGGTGACCGGTGCGCGGAACATCCAGCGGGCCATCGCCGACAGCATGGGATTCCCCAGCCAGCGATGAAGGAACGGCATCGCCGTCGGGCGAATGGTGCCACCGCCCTTCGGCAGACGGCAGCCCTGCACCAGATCGAAGCCCTCGCGAAGCAACCGCAGAAACGCCGGAATCTCCAGGAAGTCGTAACTGTCGTCGGCGTCGCCCATCATGACGAAGCGCCCGCGGGCTGCGGCGATACCACCCATCAGCGCGGCGCCGTATCCACGACGCGGGACGACCACGACACGGGCGCCCAGACCGGTCGCGATCTCGCCGGAGGCGTCCACACTGCCGTTGTCGGCGATAATGATCTCGCCCTGGATGCCGTGCTCCTCGAAGATCCGCTGGGTCTTGCGGATGCAGATTTCAAGGGTGTCGGCCTCGTCGAGACACGGCATGACGACGGACAGTTCGATGGTTGCGTTCTCAGGTTCCAACTGGAGCCCCCGGGGTGATCGAACATTACCTCAGGGGATGGCGAACCTGAACAACATTCGACCGGC belongs to Acidobacteriota bacterium and includes:
- a CDS encoding glycosyltransferase family 2 protein: MPCLDEADTLEICIRKTQRIFEEHGIQGEIIIADNGSVDASGEIATGLGARVVVVPRRGYGAALMGGIAAARGRFVMMGDADDSYDFLEIPAFLRLLREGFDLVQGCRLPKGGGTIRPTAMPFLHRWLGNPMLSAMARWMFRAPVTDIYCGMRGFTKKLYDELDQRCTGMEFATEMIIKARLYGARIAEVPITLHPDGRKAHGPHLRTFRDGWRTVRFFFMYSPRWLFLVPGALLLLAGILGYGMALPREPIAGVNFGPHTLLVASLAVSLGYQSILFAIIAKTFAMTEGLMPEDPRLTRLFSWVNFELGLVISTVALVIGLGLIVHTANIWRALDYGPLNYDRTLRWLIPGVTLVALGVQTFLSGFFVSILGMGRR
- a CDS encoding class I SAM-dependent methyltransferase, with the protein product MSLAERLHQSHGLDRRVRILSAHLSDLLPADARVLDVGCGDGTLAESLLSRRPDLTIVGIDVQVRDRVRIPVTEFDGRVLPLGDGSCDCVMLVDVLHHSDDPLQLLREATRVARTHVVIKDHRRNGFLAEATLRFMDNVGNRRFGVATPHNYWSHRQWQTAFRELGLEEITWNQTLGLYPWPFGAIFDRSLHFLASLRRVQGRMAG